DNA from Pseudomonas mendocina:
CGTAGACCATCAGCAGGCAGCAGAAAAACGCCAGCCACAGGCACAGGGTGCGCAGTGCGCGGCCTTCGCGGAACAGCTCCAGCACCGCCACGCCCTGGCCCTTGGCATCGGTCATCTGCAATTGATCGGCCGCGTCGATGCGCAACTCCGGATCGATCTTGGCCAATATCGCGCGAGCCTGCTCATGACGGCCCTGGCGCACCAGAAAGCCCACCGACTCCGGCAGCTTCCAGAGGATCAGCGGCAGCAACAGCAAGGGAATGGCGGCGGCGAAGAACATCGATTCCCAGCCGAAGCGCGGCAGCATGTAGATGCCCACCCCGGCGGCGAGCATGCCGCCCAGCGAGTAGCCGCTGAACATCACCGCCACCAGCGTGCTACGCAGGCGCTTGGGCGCGTACTCGTTCATCAGCGCCACGGCATTGGGCATCAGGCCGCCGCAACCGAGGCCGGCGAGGAAGCGGAAGATGCCGAATTCAGTAGGGCTGCTGGCGAAGCCGTTGAGGATGGTCGCCGAGGAGAACAGCACGAAGCAGATGGCGATGCCCTTCTTGCGCCCGATCCGGTCGGCCAGGGTGCCGAACGCCAGGGCACCGAACATCATGCCGAACAGCGCGTAGCTACCCAGTGCACCGGCTTCCAGTGGCGTCAGGTTCCACTGCTGCATGATCGAGGGCAGCACCACACCGTAGATGAACAGGTCGTAACCATCGAAGATCAGCAGCAGCGCGCACAGCGCCATGACCATCCAGTGGAAACGGGTGAAACGGGCACCGTCTATGACGGTGTGAACGTCGATCTGTCGCATGGCATCGATACTCTTGTTTTTGTTGTCGAAACTGCGTTGTGTTCCACGGCCGTGGCAGCGGCCGGGAGGGTGATTCAGCCCAGGTCGCCACCGCCTACCGGCAGGGTCACGCCGGTGATGTAGGAGGCCTCGTCCGAGGCGAGGAAGAGGATCGCGCCAACCTGCTCGTCGAGCGTGCCGTAGCGCTTCATCAGGCTGCTGTGTACGGTCTGGTCGACGATCTGCTGGTACCAGACCTTCTCCTGCTCGCTCTGCTCGGCACTGTTGCGCGGGATACGCCGCGGCGGCGCCTCGGTACCGCCGGGGGCGGTGGCGTTGACGCGGATACCGCGCTCGGCGGTCTCGAAGGCCAGGCAAGCGGTCAGCGCGTTGACACCGCCCTTGGCCGCGCCGTAAGGCACGCGGTTGACGCTACGGGTGGCGATGGACGAGACGTTGACGATGGCGCCACTGCCCTGCGCCAGCATCTGCGGCAGCGCCGCATGGCAGCACCACAGGGTGGGGAACAGCGAGCGACGCACTTCGGCCTCGATCTGCGCCGTTTCGTAGTGCTCGAACGGCTTGGCCCAGATGGTGCCGCCGACGTTGTTGATCAGGATGTCGAGCCGGCCGAAACGCTCGACCGCCGCCTGCATCACGCGCTGGCAGTCGCCGGCCTGCTCCAGGTCGGCGGTCAGGCACAGCACGCCTTCATGCTCGGCCAGTTCGAACACCAGCTCGGAGCGATCCACCGCCAGCACCTGCGCGCCCTCCTCCAGCAGCCGCTCGGCCACGCGACGGCCGATGCCCTGGGCGGCGCCAGTGACCACGGCAACCTTGTCTTGGAAACGCTTGTTCATCTGTTACACCTCGATCATGACTCGTGGGAGCGGCCTCAGCCGCGAATCGACCCGCCAAGCGCATCGCGGCTAAAGCGGTACGCCACCCGGCCGCTCCTACAGCCTGTAGCCCGGATGCAATCCGGGACTGGTGCGTGGCCTTCCCCGGATTTCATCCGGGCTACGCATGCCCGCTCGCACCTAGGCGCTGGCGGCGAATTTCTCGTAGTAGAAATTCGCCGGGGCGATGCCCTGCTCGCGGATGTAGGCGCTGACTGCCTCGACCATCGGCGGCGGGCCGCACAGGTAGATGTCTACCTCGCCGTCGTTGAGGTGACTGGGTTCGATGTGCTGGGTCACGTAGCCCTTGTGCGGGTAGCTGCTGCCTTCGCTGGCCACGCAGGCGCTGAAGGTGAAACCGGGAATGTTCGCGGCGAAGGCTTCCAGCCTGTCCAGCTCGACCAGGTCATGGTCGTGGGTCACACCGTAGATCAGGTGCAGCGGGTGCGCGCAGCCTTCGGCGGCGATCTTCTCCAGCATCGCGGTGAACGGCGCCAGGCCGGTACCACCAGCCAGCAACAGCAGCGGGCGCCTGATCTCGCGCAGGTAGAAGCTGCCCAGCGGGCCGGCCAGACTGATGCTGTCGCCAGCCTTGGCCAGGTTATTCAGGAAACTGCTCATCAGCCCGCCCGGCACGTTGCGGATCAGGAAGCTGACCTCGCCGTCCTTCGGCAGGCTGCTGAAGGAGTAGGCGCGCGTCTGTTCGCTACCCGGCACCTTGAGATTGACGTACTGTCCCGGCAGGAACGCCAGTTGGCTGAGCGCCTCGCCCTTGATCGACAGCGCGATGGTGCTGTCGGAGAGCTTGCGCACGGCGCTGATGGCGGCCTCGAAACTGGCCTGCTGGGTCTTGCACACCTGCGACGACGCCGGCACGCGGATCACGCAGTCGCTCTCGGCGCGCATCTGGCAGGTCAGCACATAACCCTGCTCAGCCTCGGCCTCGCTCAGAGCATCCTCGATGTATTCCTCGCCGAGGTCGTACTGCCCCGCCTCGGCGAAGCACTTGCAGGCACCGCAGGCACCGTCGCGGCAGTCCAGCGGAATGTTGATGCCCTGGCGATAGGCGGCATCGGCGACGGTTTCGCCGGTCTGGGCGTCGATGAAGCGGGTCACCCCGTCTTCGAAATTCAGTGCGATCTTGTGGCTCATGGCGCACCTCGCTATGCAGTTTTTGGCGTGCAGCGCCCCGAGGCGGGAGCCAATGGCCCCACCGGCAAGGCTGCAGCGGATTCAGATGTGATAGACGTCGATGATCTGCCTGACGTAGTCGTTCTTCAGCACCACCTTCTTGGCCTTGATCAGCGGGTTCGGCCCGCGTGTATCGAGGGTGTAGAAGCTGGTGCCGTAGAAGTGGTCGACGGTCTTGTAGCGGAAGCTCAGGGTGTGCCAGTTGAAGCGCACCTTGGCCACCCCGTCGCCCTGCTCGACGAGCTCGATGTTGTTGATGTTGTGCGACGTCCGGGTATCCGGGATGGTGGCACTGGAACGCTCGGTGCGGATGCGGAACACCCGATCCTCCAGACCGCTGCGGTTGCCGTACCAGATCAGCGAGATCTCGGTCTGCGGGTTCTCCACCAACTGGTCACGGTCATCCCAGGCCGGCATCCAGAACTCGGCGTCCGGGGCATACAGCTCCAGCCACTCGTCCCACTGCTTGTCGTCCAGGTAGCGCGCCTCGCGGTAGAGGAAATCGCGCACGGCATCATAGGAAAGGCTCATTCACGCACCCTCCACGTGGATCAGGTGTTCCTGTTCTTTCTTCACCGCCTCGATCATCTGCTGCTGCCAGTAGTGATGCTGCAGCACGAACAGGCCTTCGTCCTCGGTACGCGCACCGGACAGCAGCGGCTGCAGGTCGATCTCCCTGGCCGAGTCGTCGGCGCCGTCGATCCAGTGCTTGGCGCCGCGCGACATATCGTTCCACTCCATGGCGCGGCCGGCGAAGCCCTGCTGGCAGGCGCGGAATTCTTCCAGATCATCCGGCGTGGCCATGCCGGAGACGTTGAAGAAGTCTTCGTACTGGCGGATGCGCCGAGCGCGCGCTTCGGCACTCTCGCCCTTGGGCGCGATGCAGTAGATGGTCACTTCGGTCTTGTCCACCGACAGCGGGCGGGCGACGCGCAGTTGCGAGCCGAACTGATCCATCAGGTACAGATTGGGGTACAGGCAGAGGTT
Protein-coding regions in this window:
- the benB gene encoding benzoate 1,2-dioxygenase small subunit, with the translated sequence MSLSYDAVRDFLYREARYLDDKQWDEWLELYAPDAEFWMPAWDDRDQLVENPQTEISLIWYGNRSGLEDRVFRIRTERSSATIPDTRTSHNINNIELVEQGDGVAKVRFNWHTLSFRYKTVDHFYGTSFYTLDTRGPNPLIKAKKVVLKNDYVRQIIDVYHI
- a CDS encoding MFS transporter — its product is MRQIDVHTVIDGARFTRFHWMVMALCALLLIFDGYDLFIYGVVLPSIMQQWNLTPLEAGALGSYALFGMMFGALAFGTLADRIGRKKGIAICFVLFSSATILNGFASSPTEFGIFRFLAGLGCGGLMPNAVALMNEYAPKRLRSTLVAVMFSGYSLGGMLAAGVGIYMLPRFGWESMFFAAAIPLLLLPLILWKLPESVGFLVRQGRHEQARAILAKIDPELRIDAADQLQMTDAKGQGVAVLELFREGRALRTLCLWLAFFCCLLMVYALSSWLPKLMAGAGYSLGSSLSFLLALNFGGMAGAILGGWLGDRFNLGKVMVAFFVAAAVSISLLGFKSPTPLLYGLIFIAGATTIGTQILLYAGAAQFYGLSIRSTGLGWASGIGRNGAIVGPLLGGALMAINLPLQLNFIAFAVPGAIAALAMAVFTLSGQRRQAADAALLAAKA
- a CDS encoding 1,6-dihydroxycyclohexa-2,4-diene-1-carboxylate dehydrogenase; the encoded protein is MNKRFQDKVAVVTGAAQGIGRRVAERLLEEGAQVLAVDRSELVFELAEHEGVLCLTADLEQAGDCQRVMQAAVERFGRLDILINNVGGTIWAKPFEHYETAQIEAEVRRSLFPTLWCCHAALPQMLAQGSGAIVNVSSIATRSVNRVPYGAAKGGVNALTACLAFETAERGIRVNATAPGGTEAPPRRIPRNSAEQSEQEKVWYQQIVDQTVHSSLMKRYGTLDEQVGAILFLASDEASYITGVTLPVGGGDLG
- the benC gene encoding benzoate 1,2-dioxygenase electron transfer component BenC, which produces MSHKIALNFEDGVTRFIDAQTGETVADAAYRQGINIPLDCRDGACGACKCFAEAGQYDLGEEYIEDALSEAEAEQGYVLTCQMRAESDCVIRVPASSQVCKTQQASFEAAISAVRKLSDSTIALSIKGEALSQLAFLPGQYVNLKVPGSEQTRAYSFSSLPKDGEVSFLIRNVPGGLMSSFLNNLAKAGDSISLAGPLGSFYLREIRRPLLLLAGGTGLAPFTAMLEKIAAEGCAHPLHLIYGVTHDHDLVELDRLEAFAANIPGFTFSACVASEGSSYPHKGYVTQHIEPSHLNDGEVDIYLCGPPPMVEAVSAYIREQGIAPANFYYEKFAASA